In Hydra vulgaris chromosome 06, alternate assembly HydraT2T_AEP, a genomic segment contains:
- the LOC101238165 gene encoding uncharacterized protein LOC101238165 isoform X3, whose translation MANVRSVALIRFVICVSIVLSLIFLVISTFTNHWYFQQIVATKNQSVEINSGIFQKCYHVKETKSYNCLNTKLNGFIIAVQLFLFFGIVGYSALLIYVLFSGFFKEINFKVLSVILILTDAISFFNLGLFHQDQ comes from the exons ATGGCAAATGTCCGATCAGTTGCTTTAATTAGATTTGTCATCTGTGTTTCGATAGTTTTATCTCTAATATTTCTAGTAATATCGACGTTTACAAATCATTGGTATTTTCAACAGATTGTTGCTACCAAAAACCAGTCAGTAGAGATTAATAGtggcatttttcaaaaatgctaTCATGTTAAAGAGACTAAGTCATATAACTGTCTTAACACAAAACTTAATG GGTTTATCATTGCAGTccagctatttttattttttggtataGTTGGATATAGTGCCTTATTGATATACGTGTTGTTTTCTGGTTTCTTCAAGgaaatcaattttaaagttctttcagttatattaattttaacag ATGCcataagtttctttaatttgGGATTATTTCACCAAGATCAATGA
- the LOC101238165 gene encoding claudin domain-containing protein 2 isoform X2, which yields MANVRSVALIRFVICVSIVLSLIFLVISTFTNHWYFQQIVATKNQSVEINSGIFQKCYHVKETKSYNCLNTKLNGFIIAVQLFLFFGIVGYSALLIYVLFSGFFKEINFKVLSVILILTGLSLMIALLIFTGVQSRHGENIKFQWSFYLGWLSFIFTVKAGALCCFGTISYQKI from the exons ATGGCAAATGTCCGATCAGTTGCTTTAATTAGATTTGTCATCTGTGTTTCGATAGTTTTATCTCTAATATTTCTAGTAATATCGACGTTTACAAATCATTGGTATTTTCAACAGATTGTTGCTACCAAAAACCAGTCAGTAGAGATTAATAGtggcatttttcaaaaatgctaTCATGTTAAAGAGACTAAGTCATATAACTGTCTTAACACAAAACTTAATG GGTTTATCATTGCAGTccagctatttttattttttggtataGTTGGATATAGTGCCTTATTGATATACGTGTTGTTTTCTGGTTTCTTCAAGgaaatcaattttaaagttctttcagttatattaattttaacag GGTTGTCGCTTATGATTGCCCTTTTGATTTTCACTGGTGTGCAAAGCAGACATGGCgagaatataaaatttcaatggTCGTTCTATTTAGGATGGTTATCGTTCATTTTTACAGTAAAAGCAGGTGCTTTGTGTTGCTTTGGAACtatttcttatcaaaaaatatga
- the LOC101238165 gene encoding uncharacterized protein LOC101238165 isoform X4, producing the protein MANVRSVALIRFVICVSIVLSLIFLVISTFTNHWYFQQIVATKNQSVEINSGIFQKCYHVKETKSYNCLNTKLNGFIIAVQLFLFFGIVGYSALLIYVLFSGFFKEINFKVLSVILILTEVEV; encoded by the exons ATGGCAAATGTCCGATCAGTTGCTTTAATTAGATTTGTCATCTGTGTTTCGATAGTTTTATCTCTAATATTTCTAGTAATATCGACGTTTACAAATCATTGGTATTTTCAACAGATTGTTGCTACCAAAAACCAGTCAGTAGAGATTAATAGtggcatttttcaaaaatgctaTCATGTTAAAGAGACTAAGTCATATAACTGTCTTAACACAAAACTTAATG GGTTTATCATTGCAGTccagctatttttattttttggtataGTTGGATATAGTGCCTTATTGATATACGTGTTGTTTTCTGGTTTCTTCAAGgaaatcaattttaaagttctttcagttatattaattttaacag aGGTAGAGGTTTGA